A single window of Bradyrhizobium daqingense DNA harbors:
- a CDS encoding Gfo/Idh/MocA family protein — MSARTAVVAGLGSIGTRHARILAELGLAVSTVSRRGGGDHRSIGEALSRGQVDYVVIATETARHVDALRELAEADFRGTVLVEKPLLARPEPLPALPFAKLFVAYNLRFHPVMAALARRLEGRSAITVSAYVGQDIRDWRPGRDHRDTASSTIAAGGGVLRDLSHELDYLLWLFGPWQRVAALGGASGARDLEVDDHLALLMEMERAQVVQVHLDYLDRAGLRRIRINLADETIEADLVGGALIVNGTATPYASERDASYRAMHQAALSGSAPVCSLAEGIAVMDLIGASERALHSKSWIFA, encoded by the coding sequence GTGAGCGCGCGCACCGCGGTGGTCGCAGGCCTGGGCTCGATCGGAACGCGCCATGCGCGCATCCTCGCAGAGCTCGGCCTTGCGGTCTCCACGGTCAGCCGCCGCGGCGGCGGCGATCACCGCAGCATTGGCGAAGCACTTTCGCGTGGCCAGGTCGATTATGTCGTGATCGCCACCGAGACGGCACGGCACGTCGACGCCTTGCGCGAGCTTGCAGAGGCGGATTTTCGCGGGACCGTTCTGGTCGAAAAGCCGTTGCTCGCGAGGCCCGAGCCGCTGCCAGCCCTTCCCTTCGCCAAGCTGTTCGTCGCCTACAATCTGCGTTTCCATCCGGTGATGGCAGCGCTCGCCCGTCGGCTCGAGGGACGCTCCGCGATCACGGTCTCCGCCTATGTCGGACAAGACATCAGGGACTGGCGGCCCGGCCGCGACCACCGCGACACCGCCTCCTCGACGATTGCCGCCGGCGGTGGCGTGCTGCGCGACCTGAGCCATGAGCTCGATTATCTGCTCTGGCTGTTTGGGCCGTGGCAACGCGTGGCCGCGCTGGGCGGCGCGTCAGGCGCGCGCGATCTCGAGGTCGACGATCACCTTGCGCTGCTGATGGAGATGGAGCGGGCGCAGGTCGTGCAGGTTCATCTCGACTATCTCGACCGCGCCGGCCTGCGACGGATCCGCATCAATCTCGCAGACGAGACGATCGAAGCCGACCTCGTTGGTGGCGCCCTGATCGTCAATGGCACTGCCACGCCCTACGCGAGCGAGCGCGACGCGAGTTATCGGGCGATGCATCAAGCCGCGTTGAGCGGCAGCGCCCCGGTCTGTTCGCTCGCCGAAGGCATTGCGGTCATGGATCTGATCGGCGCGAGCGAGCGTGCCCTGCATTCGAAAAGCTGGATCTTCGCATGA
- a CDS encoding nucleotidyltransferase family protein yields MKSWQKAIVGTEATVSEAIAAIESGSIQIALVLDNGRLAGIVTDGDIRRGLLRGIPLTGRATDMMNANPVSASVTLPRDERLRLMRQRSIKQLPLLDANGHVIGVETFDELLEAPRYENPVLIMAGGLGERLGVLTREMPKPMLHVGGRPLLETIVRNFVQQGFRNIFISVNYKAELIQNHFGDGASFGAAIRYVHEAQRLGTAGALGLLPSTPDLPLVVTNGDILTTINYGALVDFHNATPADATMAVREHKVHVPYGVVTAAEGYLQVIREKPTESWFVSAGIYVIGPTVFRLVDRGVKIDMPAVLERVVASEGRVAVYPIREYWLDIGRVEDFEQAHAEFHEVFQ; encoded by the coding sequence ATGAAGTCCTGGCAAAAAGCCATCGTTGGAACGGAAGCCACGGTGAGCGAGGCCATTGCCGCCATCGAGAGCGGCAGCATCCAGATCGCGCTGGTCCTCGACAACGGCAGACTCGCCGGGATCGTCACCGACGGCGATATCAGGCGCGGACTGTTGCGCGGTATCCCGCTGACGGGCCGGGCCACCGACATGATGAACGCCAACCCGGTCTCGGCTTCCGTCACGCTGCCCCGCGACGAACGCCTGCGCCTGATGCGGCAGAGATCGATCAAGCAGCTTCCGCTGCTCGATGCCAACGGCCATGTCATCGGTGTCGAGACCTTTGACGAGTTGCTCGAAGCGCCGCGATACGAAAATCCCGTGCTGATCATGGCCGGAGGTCTTGGCGAGCGCCTGGGCGTGCTGACGCGTGAAATGCCGAAGCCGATGCTTCATGTCGGTGGCCGGCCATTGCTCGAGACCATCGTACGCAACTTCGTCCAGCAGGGCTTCCGGAACATCTTCATCTCGGTGAATTACAAGGCCGAGCTGATCCAGAACCATTTCGGCGACGGCGCCAGCTTCGGCGCGGCGATCCGCTACGTCCATGAAGCCCAGCGCCTCGGCACTGCAGGCGCGCTCGGATTGTTGCCCTCAACGCCCGACCTGCCCCTCGTCGTGACCAATGGCGACATCCTGACGACCATCAATTACGGCGCGCTGGTCGACTTCCACAATGCAACGCCGGCCGATGCGACGATGGCCGTGCGTGAGCACAAGGTCCACGTCCCCTATGGCGTCGTCACTGCAGCCGAAGGATATCTCCAGGTCATCAGGGAAAAGCCGACCGAGAGCTGGTTCGTGAGCGCCGGAATCTACGTCATCGGTCCCACCGTGTTCCGCCTCGTCGACCGCGGCGTCAAGATCGACATGCCAGCGGTCCTGGAACGTGTGGTCGCAAGCGAGGGCCGCGTCGCGGTGTATCCGATCCGGGAGTACTGGCTCGACATCGGCCGGGTCGAGGACTTCGAGCAGGCGCATGCCGAGTTTCACGAGGTCTTCCAGTGA
- the neuB gene encoding N-acetylneuraminate synthase — MTRTLVIAEAGVNHSGSLETALALVDAAADAGADIVKFQTFNANSLAGKSARKADYQQRTTDAAESQQAMLKRLELPHAAHPPLIARARERGIEFLSTPFDHQSLNFLLTLGLPRIKIGSGDLTNAPLLHAIARANMPLILSTGMATLIEVEEALGVLAHGYGYNNASPSLAAFHAAWRDGEARRRLSERVSLLHCTTEYPCPPEDVNLAAMLTMRTAFQLPVGYSDHTDGIEISLAAVAMGATIIEKHLTLDRNAEGPDHAASLEPGDFKRMVSAIRRIEEARGDGIKTPRNSEIKNIDIARKSIVAARALKPGDVLAPEDLTCKRPGSGRPPIEYWSLIGTTVTRPHDEEDPL; from the coding sequence ATGACGCGCACACTCGTCATCGCCGAAGCCGGCGTCAATCATTCCGGAAGTCTGGAGACTGCCCTCGCCTTGGTCGATGCGGCCGCCGATGCCGGCGCCGACATCGTCAAATTCCAGACCTTCAACGCCAACTCGCTCGCCGGCAAGAGCGCACGCAAGGCAGATTACCAGCAGCGCACGACGGACGCAGCCGAGAGCCAGCAGGCGATGCTGAAGCGGCTCGAACTGCCGCATGCGGCGCATCCGCCACTGATCGCCCGCGCCAGGGAGCGCGGCATCGAGTTCCTGTCGACGCCGTTCGATCATCAGTCGCTGAACTTCCTGCTCACCCTCGGCCTGCCGCGGATCAAGATCGGCTCGGGCGACCTCACCAACGCGCCGCTGCTGCATGCGATCGCGCGCGCGAACATGCCGCTGATCCTGTCGACCGGCATGGCCACGCTGATCGAGGTCGAGGAGGCGCTGGGCGTGCTCGCGCACGGTTACGGCTACAACAACGCGTCACCGAGCCTTGCCGCCTTCCACGCCGCATGGCGCGACGGCGAAGCCCGCAGACGATTAAGTGAACGGGTCAGCCTGCTTCACTGCACGACGGAATATCCCTGCCCGCCCGAGGACGTGAATCTCGCCGCGATGCTGACGATGCGGACCGCCTTCCAGCTTCCCGTGGGCTATTCCGACCATACCGACGGCATCGAGATCTCGCTGGCCGCGGTGGCGATGGGCGCCACCATCATCGAGAAGCATCTCACTCTCGACCGCAATGCCGAGGGGCCAGACCACGCAGCATCTCTCGAACCCGGCGATTTCAAGCGCATGGTCTCCGCCATCCGCCGCATCGAAGAGGCGCGTGGCGACGGCATCAAGACGCCAAGGAATTCCGAGATCAAGAACATCGACATCGCGCGCAAGAGCATCGTGGCCGCGCGCGCGCTAAAGCCGGGCGACGTGCTTGCACCCGAAGACCTCACCTGCAAGCGGCCGGGATCCGGCCGGCCGCCGATCGAATATTGGTCGCTGATCGGCACCACGGTCACTCGTCCTCATGACGAGGAAGACCCGCTATGA
- a CDS encoding SDR family oxidoreductase, with product MTTSFKALFDLKGRTAVVTGGCGILGRRFADGLAEFGADVAIVDLDQAATDTAASDVASRHAVRAKGYACDITNPDTIRNTADAIEADLGPVSILLNNAASKTSDIDAFFAPVEKFSQETWREIMAVNLDGMFNVAQVFGGRMAERGYGAIVQTASIYGLMAPDQRIYEGSEYLGRAINTPAVYTASKAGVIGLTKHLATYWAAKGVRVNTLTPGGVESGQNETFKQRYGARIPLGRMARADEMVGTMLLLVSDAASYVTGQNIAVDGGLSAW from the coding sequence ATGACGACGAGCTTCAAGGCGCTGTTCGATCTCAAGGGACGGACCGCCGTCGTCACCGGCGGCTGCGGCATTCTCGGTCGCCGCTTCGCCGACGGCCTCGCCGAGTTCGGCGCCGATGTCGCGATCGTCGATCTCGATCAGGCCGCGACTGACACGGCGGCGTCCGACGTCGCCTCGCGCCATGCCGTCCGCGCCAAAGGCTATGCTTGCGACATCACCAATCCCGATACCATTCGCAACACGGCCGATGCGATCGAAGCCGACTTGGGGCCGGTCTCGATCCTCCTCAACAACGCCGCCAGCAAGACCAGCGACATCGACGCCTTCTTCGCGCCGGTTGAAAAATTCTCCCAGGAGACGTGGCGCGAGATCATGGCCGTCAATCTCGACGGCATGTTCAACGTCGCGCAGGTGTTCGGCGGCCGCATGGCCGAGCGCGGCTATGGCGCCATCGTGCAGACGGCTTCGATCTACGGATTGATGGCACCCGACCAGCGCATCTATGAGGGCTCCGAATATCTCGGCCGGGCCATCAACACGCCGGCGGTCTACACGGCGTCGAAAGCTGGTGTCATCGGCCTCACGAAACATCTCGCCACCTATTGGGCGGCAAAGGGCGTTCGCGTCAACACGCTCACCCCGGGCGGGGTCGAGAGCGGACAGAATGAAACCTTCAAGCAACGCTACGGTGCCCGCATTCCGCTCGGCCGGATGGCCCGGGCCGACGAGATGGTCGGGACGATGCTGTTGCTGGTGTCGGATGCAGCATCCTACGTGACCGGTCAGAATATCGCCGTCGATGGCGGCCTGAGCGCGTGGTGA
- a CDS encoding lipopolysaccharide biosynthesis protein — protein MLKRLVQNTVVSAIVFGLVAILGVVVIPVIIGTWGVAAFGLIVLTRLFLPSGLIGVIDFGLPEVTTQVVARAREHRDWGLGGSQIVLLAVISLLLGILVSLVMWWTAPLIVTLFKVEPAHAASFTNMLLATAASNLVLFPALIWEGIVKGFERYGLLRLCEFLTTLLYVGATIHAARSGQPYEVVTYYFLASGLLRALILLGASIAALSRTRIKLSVPVAGVSREVMTRCILVMQGKLIGGIIAPIQPFLIGAYIGPQSVGIYDTLVRIPRLAKVVASLLISAMLPVVSRLDQRNSHRQFNRFGETGVMMLPIVTVPPFVAAAVMSPAIMHLWIGPQIAPYAHWMGLMFVVTMCYQYVIFGNTLFMTRTKVQRRLNRLMMIHLLIWAVVTAAGAHLLAERAFILGQILGTAAIVPWQLLIFVRELEIDSRRFWFAILSHWAILAIAALPLAAILHFTPEPGILSLAGLMAVYCAATWIAQYFLVLSEEQRGLIGTLGRTYFGRKGISPAAL, from the coding sequence ATGCTGAAGCGCCTCGTCCAGAATACCGTCGTCTCGGCGATCGTCTTCGGACTTGTCGCGATCCTTGGCGTCGTCGTCATTCCCGTCATCATCGGCACCTGGGGCGTTGCCGCGTTCGGATTGATCGTTCTCACCCGCCTTTTCCTACCCTCCGGCTTGATCGGTGTCATCGATTTCGGCCTCCCGGAAGTGACGACGCAAGTGGTGGCTCGCGCCAGGGAGCACCGCGACTGGGGCCTGGGCGGCAGTCAGATCGTGTTGCTGGCCGTGATTTCCCTGCTGCTGGGAATATTGGTGAGCCTCGTGATGTGGTGGACCGCACCGCTGATCGTCACCCTGTTCAAGGTCGAACCGGCTCACGCGGCGAGCTTCACCAACATGCTGCTGGCGACCGCTGCGAGCAACCTCGTGCTGTTCCCGGCCCTGATATGGGAAGGCATCGTCAAGGGTTTCGAGCGTTACGGGCTGCTGCGGCTTTGCGAGTTCCTGACGACTCTGCTCTATGTCGGCGCCACCATCCATGCTGCGCGATCCGGGCAACCCTACGAGGTGGTGACCTACTATTTCCTCGCCAGCGGCCTGTTGCGCGCGTTGATCCTGCTCGGTGCCTCGATCGCCGCGCTCAGCCGCACGCGGATCAAGCTGTCGGTGCCTGTGGCTGGGGTCAGCCGCGAGGTCATGACGCGCTGCATCCTGGTGATGCAGGGCAAGTTGATCGGCGGCATCATCGCGCCGATCCAGCCGTTTCTCATCGGCGCCTATATCGGCCCGCAGAGTGTAGGCATCTACGACACCTTGGTCAGAATTCCGCGGCTTGCCAAGGTGGTCGCGAGCTTGCTCATCTCGGCAATGCTCCCCGTGGTGAGCCGGCTCGATCAGCGCAACAGCCACCGGCAGTTCAACCGGTTCGGCGAGACCGGCGTCATGATGCTGCCGATCGTGACCGTGCCGCCCTTCGTCGCGGCCGCGGTGATGTCTCCTGCGATCATGCATCTCTGGATCGGTCCCCAGATCGCACCTTACGCGCACTGGATGGGCCTGATGTTCGTGGTCACGATGTGCTATCAATACGTGATCTTCGGCAACACACTCTTCATGACGCGCACCAAGGTTCAGCGGCGGTTGAACAGGCTGATGATGATCCATCTGCTGATCTGGGCGGTGGTCACCGCTGCGGGCGCTCATCTTCTGGCCGAGCGGGCCTTCATCCTCGGGCAGATCCTCGGAACTGCGGCGATCGTCCCCTGGCAGCTCCTGATCTTCGTCAGGGAACTCGAAATCGACTCCAGGCGGTTCTGGTTTGCGATCCTGAGCCATTGGGCGATCCTCGCGATCGCAGCGCTGCCCCTCGCCGCCATCCTGCATTTCACGCCTGAGCCGGGTATTCTCAGCTTGGCTGGGCTGATGGCCGTGTATTGCGCCGCGACATGGATCGCACAGTATTTTCTGGTTTTGAGCGAGGAGCAGCGCGGCCTGATCGGCACGCTCGGACGGACCTATTTCGGTCGAAAGGGGATCTCCCCGGCGGCACTTTAG
- a CDS encoding acylneuraminate cytidylyltransferase family protein, with protein MRLFCTMCARGGSKGVAGKNGRVLLGKPLLAWSIAQARETGLFATIAFSSDSDALLDAAMDAGADLAVKRPDEMASDTAPKIPAIRHCLEQAMARTGQTPDIFVDLDVTSPLRLASDIVGAVELLRSSGARSVITGAAARRSPYFNLVEERRDGTVGLSKIADPPIVRRQDSPRCFDMNASIYVWNVAAFLEDSRVFYPDTRLFEMPEERSVDIDSEIDFALVELLLRKQQAQQGTSS; from the coding sequence ATGAGGCTGTTCTGCACGATGTGCGCGCGTGGCGGTTCGAAGGGCGTCGCCGGCAAGAACGGCCGCGTTCTTCTCGGCAAGCCGCTATTGGCCTGGAGCATTGCGCAGGCGCGCGAAACCGGCCTGTTCGCGACAATCGCCTTCAGCAGCGATTCCGATGCACTCCTGGATGCCGCGATGGATGCCGGCGCCGACCTCGCGGTCAAGCGCCCCGACGAGATGGCGAGCGACACCGCGCCGAAAATCCCGGCGATCCGGCACTGCCTCGAACAGGCGATGGCGCGAACCGGGCAGACCCCCGACATCTTCGTCGATCTCGACGTCACCTCGCCGCTGCGGCTAGCCTCCGACATCGTCGGAGCGGTGGAGCTGTTGCGTTCGTCCGGCGCACGCAGCGTCATCACCGGCGCCGCCGCCCGTCGCTCGCCCTATTTCAACCTGGTCGAGGAACGCCGCGACGGCACCGTGGGCCTGTCGAAGATCGCCGATCCGCCGATCGTGCGCCGCCAGGATAGCCCACGCTGCTTCGACATGAACGCGTCGATCTACGTCTGGAACGTCGCGGCTTTCCTGGAGGATTCGCGCGTGTTCTATCCGGACACCCGCCTGTTCGAGATGCCTGAAGAACGGTCGGTCGATATCGATTCCGAGATCGACTTCGCGCTGGTGGAACTGTTGCTCCGCAAGCAGCAGGCGCAGCAAGGGACATCATCATGA
- a CDS encoding LegC family aminotransferase: MDSSGTRVDLEPKTIVDAVRRAVGTPNGMLGLHEPVFAGNEVAYLEECIKSTFVSSVGPFVDRFERMLEEVTGTKRAVAVVNGTAALHACFRLAGVEPGDEVISPALTFIATTNAIAYCGAVPHFVDSSLETLGMDARALAVRLEAIAQKTATGTINRETGRRIAAIAPMHTFGHPVDLDAIAALADEWNIALVEDAAESLGSTYKGHPVGSQARLAALSFNGNKIVTTGGGGAILTNDEALGRRAKHLTTTAKLPHKWAFIHDEVGYNYRLPNLNAALGCAQLEQLDGFMASKRKLAAVYERAFAHIPGVRFSREPKDTTSNYWLNAILLDEAHAGRRDEVLAALNDAGFGARPAWTLMHRLPMFAQSPRGDLSTAESIERRLINLPSSASIRARDE; encoded by the coding sequence GTGGACAGTTCCGGGACCAGAGTGGACCTCGAGCCAAAAACGATCGTCGATGCCGTGCGCCGTGCGGTCGGAACGCCGAACGGAATGCTCGGTCTGCACGAACCAGTGTTTGCCGGCAACGAGGTCGCCTATCTCGAAGAGTGCATCAAGAGCACCTTCGTCTCCTCCGTCGGCCCGTTCGTCGACCGGTTCGAGCGCATGCTCGAAGAAGTCACCGGCACGAAGCGCGCAGTCGCCGTCGTCAATGGCACGGCCGCACTTCATGCCTGCTTCCGTCTCGCCGGCGTCGAGCCCGGCGACGAGGTCATCTCACCGGCACTGACCTTCATCGCGACGACCAATGCGATCGCCTATTGCGGGGCTGTGCCACACTTCGTCGACAGCTCGTTGGAAACGCTCGGCATGGACGCGCGTGCGCTCGCGGTGCGCCTCGAAGCCATCGCGCAAAAGACTGCGACCGGCACCATCAATCGCGAGACCGGCCGCCGCATCGCGGCGATTGCTCCGATGCACACGTTCGGGCATCCCGTTGATCTCGACGCGATCGCCGCCCTCGCGGACGAATGGAACATCGCGCTGGTGGAAGACGCCGCAGAATCACTGGGGTCGACCTATAAGGGCCACCCGGTCGGATCGCAGGCACGCCTCGCCGCGCTCAGCTTCAACGGCAACAAGATTGTCACGACGGGCGGCGGCGGCGCCATCCTCACCAATGACGAGGCGCTGGGCCGCCGCGCCAAGCATCTGACGACGACGGCAAAGCTGCCGCACAAATGGGCCTTCATCCACGACGAGGTCGGCTATAATTACCGCCTGCCCAATCTGAACGCCGCGCTCGGCTGCGCGCAACTCGAGCAGCTCGACGGGTTCATGGCGAGCAAGCGCAAGCTCGCTGCCGTCTATGAGCGCGCCTTCGCGCACATTCCCGGGGTGCGCTTCTCGCGGGAGCCGAAGGACACCACGAGCAACTACTGGCTGAATGCGATCCTGCTCGACGAGGCCCATGCCGGCCGGCGCGACGAGGTGCTCGCCGCGCTGAACGATGCCGGTTTCGGCGCGCGACCGGCCTGGACGCTGATGCACCGCTTGCCGATGTTCGCGCAGAGCCCCCGCGGCGACCTTTCGACCGCCGAATCGATCGAGCGCCGCCTGATCAACCTTCCCTCCAGCGCCAGCATCCGGGCCCGCGATGAGTGA
- the neuC gene encoding UDP-N-acetylglucosamine 2-epimerase — translation MSEPRRKICFVTGSRADFGLIIWPMRAVRETPCLSLQLIATGMHLSPEFGYTIDNIRAEGFDVDESVETLLSSDSGVGVAKSVGLGVIGFADAFARLKPDLVVVLGDRYETFAAAQAAMFLRLPMAHLFGGDVTEGAIDEAIRHAITKMAHLHFATNADSARRLTQLGEDPARVFTVGSPGIDSIKRLKLMDRETIGREVGMTLGKRNVLVTFHPVTVEMDRSVGALEELFASLAALDPEFSLFFTLANADAEGRALNERIRTFVAGRTNAIAVASLGQLRYISLMNQADVVVGNSSSGIYEAPSLNVPTVDIGDRQKGRERAASVFHAAPDRASISQAIAQALARGRQPTVSPYGDGETSRRVADKIASIPDFGALLKKGFYDGEAAT, via the coding sequence ATGAGTGAACCACGCCGCAAGATCTGCTTCGTCACGGGCAGCCGCGCCGATTTCGGCCTCATCATCTGGCCGATGCGGGCGGTCCGCGAAACGCCCTGCTTGAGTCTCCAGCTCATTGCCACCGGCATGCATTTGTCGCCCGAGTTCGGCTACACCATCGACAACATCCGCGCCGAAGGATTCGACGTCGACGAGAGCGTCGAGACATTGCTATCGAGCGATTCCGGCGTCGGCGTTGCCAAATCGGTCGGGTTGGGCGTCATCGGATTTGCCGACGCGTTCGCCCGGCTGAAGCCGGACCTCGTCGTCGTGCTCGGTGATCGTTACGAGACGTTTGCGGCGGCCCAGGCAGCGATGTTCCTGCGGCTGCCGATGGCGCATCTGTTCGGCGGTGACGTCACCGAGGGCGCGATCGACGAGGCCATCCGCCACGCCATCACCAAGATGGCGCATCTGCATTTCGCCACCAACGCCGACTCGGCGCGGCGCCTGACCCAGCTCGGCGAGGATCCGGCGCGCGTCTTCACCGTCGGCTCGCCCGGCATCGATTCGATCAAGCGCCTCAAGCTGATGGATCGCGAGACCATCGGCCGAGAGGTCGGAATGACGCTCGGCAAGCGCAACGTCCTGGTCACGTTCCATCCCGTCACGGTCGAGATGGACCGCTCCGTCGGTGCGCTGGAAGAGTTGTTCGCATCGCTCGCCGCACTCGATCCGGAGTTCAGCCTGTTCTTCACCCTTGCGAATGCCGATGCGGAAGGCCGCGCGCTCAACGAGCGGATCAGGACTTTCGTGGCCGGCCGAACCAACGCCATCGCAGTCGCCTCGCTCGGCCAGCTTCGCTACATCAGCCTGATGAACCAGGCCGATGTCGTCGTCGGCAATTCGTCGAGCGGCATCTATGAGGCCCCCTCGCTGAACGTTCCGACCGTCGATATCGGCGACCGCCAGAAGGGACGGGAGCGCGCCGCTTCCGTATTCCACGCCGCGCCCGACCGCGCGTCCATCTCGCAAGCGATCGCGCAGGCGCTTGCGCGCGGACGGCAGCCGACGGTCAGCCCCTACGGCGACGGCGAGACCAGCCGCCGCGTCGCCGACAAGATTGCGTCCATTCCCGACTTCGGCGCGCTGCTGAAGAAGGGCTTTTATGACGGCGAGGCCGCGACATGA
- a CDS encoding methionyl-tRNA formyltransferase translates to MRIGYFGDGVWAQRAFARLIEDPHYTIAFVVVRASRPDTKLVALAEAKGIPVLSPAAVNAPESLAEIAAFAAELHVSMSYDQILRETILTLPPRGTLNCHAGALPFYRGRNPLTWALINGETEFGITVHWVDLGIDTGDIVRQIKVPISATDTYATLLETAETLCADTLIDAISDVYHGSDKRIAQSTIDPVGLYCCRRREGDEEIDWTWSSAALERFVRALVPPGPGARTMGKDGSYAVLAAELIPAARSYIGAPGEVIGRDGGGILVKTGDSFIRITRWAPVGTDGSLGAALVPAAARGSRLGRNLTAALAQAEAKLAALETKLGLGRGD, encoded by the coding sequence ATGAGGATCGGCTATTTCGGCGATGGGGTCTGGGCACAACGCGCTTTCGCCCGGCTGATCGAGGATCCGCACTACACCATCGCCTTCGTCGTCGTCCGCGCGTCGCGGCCCGATACGAAGCTTGTCGCGCTCGCCGAGGCCAAGGGTATTCCCGTGCTGAGCCCTGCGGCGGTCAACGCACCGGAGAGCCTTGCCGAGATTGCGGCATTTGCGGCCGAGCTTCACGTCTCGATGTCCTATGACCAGATTCTCCGCGAGACCATTCTAACGCTACCGCCCCGCGGCACGCTCAATTGTCACGCCGGCGCACTGCCGTTCTATCGCGGCCGCAATCCGCTGACCTGGGCGCTGATCAATGGCGAAACCGAGTTCGGCATCACGGTGCACTGGGTCGATCTCGGCATCGATACCGGCGACATCGTCCGCCAGATCAAGGTGCCGATCTCCGCGACCGACACCTATGCAACGCTCCTCGAAACGGCCGAGACGCTTTGCGCCGATACGCTCATCGATGCGATCTCCGACGTCTATCACGGCAGCGACAAGCGCATCGCGCAGTCGACGATCGATCCCGTCGGCCTTTACTGCTGCCGCCGCAGGGAGGGCGACGAGGAGATCGACTGGACCTGGAGCAGTGCCGCGCTCGAGCGCTTCGTTCGCGCCCTGGTGCCGCCCGGCCCCGGCGCACGCACGATGGGGAAGGACGGGTCCTATGCCGTCCTCGCGGCCGAGCTGATCCCGGCCGCCCGATCCTATATCGGCGCACCGGGCGAGGTCATCGGCAGGGACGGTGGCGGCATCCTGGTCAAGACCGGCGACAGCTTCATTCGGATCACGCGCTGGGCGCCGGTCGGAACTGATGGCAGCCTCGGCGCGGCACTCGTTCCGGCCGCCGCGCGTGGCAGCCGCCTCGGCCGAAACCTCACGGCCGCGCTGGCGCAGGCCGAGGCGAAATTGGCGGCCCTGGAGACGAAACTGGGGCTCGGTCGCGGGGATTGA